In Jatrophihabitans sp., the sequence ACGAAGCCGAACTCAACTGCGAGGTCGGCCCTGTCGACACGGCCGCTGGCGCTCAGGAAGTACCGAAGACCACTTCCGCACCTACAGGCATAGCGAGGCCAGGAGTTTCGATGGACGGATGGAAGAGCACTGCCGTCGCCGGGATAGGCGTGAGTAGCGCGAGTGTGGCAGGCACAATGATGCATCCGAGCCTAGGGGACTGGATCTTTCTCCTCCTGCTAGCGGTGCTCGCGTGCGTGCCTCAACTCACCGAGCTGTACAAGGAGTTCAACATTCACCGCGAGGACCGGTGGGTGCTTGATGATGAGGGCCGTACGAATCGCGACATTGCTAGGCGAACGGGTGTGCCGCTGCCGCCGCCGGACCGAACTCAGCCGCCACCGGTCGCGCCGGCGCCTCGCCCAGGACTACCCCGCAGGGTGATGTTGCGTTGGCTACAGCGCCGGGGCGACCCGTGAGAGCCGTCGACGTGGTGGTGAGGTGGCTGGTGACACCCCTGAACTTCTCACAAGCGCGGCGTCGAATCCTGCCAGGGCGTTCGAAGCGGCGTTCTCAGGCAAAGCAAGTCCGAGAATCCGGACGCCCAGGCGGGGCTGGCGCCGCGCCCGGTGGATCACGGTTTGCGCCTCGACGAGCTCGCCGAGGGTTGCGGGGTGTGAGGAGGCGAGGCAGGTAAGTGCGGTGCGCTCGTCGGCAGGTTGAAGTCCTAGCTTCAGCGCCTGTTGGTAGTCGGAAACGACTTTGGCTCTCGACCCGCGCGGCCGTGCCGGGGGTGAGCGACTAGGGCTCCCGTTTTGCATGCCGGCGTCCTGGCTGGCGCGCAGCATCGAGGGAGTGGAGTACGCGGCCACGCTTGTCCGCCCACCGTTGGATGTCGGTAGTGCGGTACAGCTTGCCCGCAACCAGCTCCTGGACGGCCTCTGGCCAGTCCGGCTCCTTCTGGAGCTGTACGAGGCGCGACGGGCTAATGCCCAGGAGCTGAAGCAGCTCGGCGCGCATCACGAACTCGGGAAGTGTGCTCACCGGCGCGCCGTCCTAGACATGCGCGCACTGTAGCAAGTCGCACTAAAGATAAAGATCTGCCTTTCATTATCCTGTTGCTTGCTACCTGTAGCATGCTACACTATGGCTATCGACAGGGGTGCTCGATCCCCTGCCCTACGTGCAGGAGGTAACCAACAAATGTCAGCCACAACCACCGAATGGCGCGCCATTGCGCGGGCGCCACGATGACCGACGGGACCGGCGAAGAAGTCGCCGCCCTGCTGCAGTCGGTCGGAGCGCGCGCGGTCGAACCGCACCGGGTACTCCGCGGCCACGACTTCTTCCCGCCGCCGGAAGAGCTAGCCCAGATCCCGGCCCTGTATGCCACCGACGGCGTACCGCTCGCCCGTAAGACGATCATGTTGCACTACTTCACCGCCGGCTGCGACTGGTGGATCTGCGAACTGGATCGCCGCAGCGGCACAGCGTTCGGCTACGCCTGCCTGGGCAAACCCGAGGGCGCCGAGTGGGGATACGTCGACCTGTACGAGCTGTGCAGGCTGGCCATCCCCACGCTTTCCCCGGTGGTGGTGCAGCGCGATCTCGACTGGCACCCCACCCCGGTTGCCCAATGCCATCTGCCGGGTCACCTGACCTCAGTCGTCTACTCCCTGCAGTCGTAACGGGTGCCCGGCCTACTGGAATTAGGCCGGGCACCCACTCCAACAGAATCCCACACCCGAGAGGAAACACATCAGCATGCCCAGCCGCACCAACACTGCACCCACCCAGGCCGCCGCGCAACCGGACCCGAGCAGCGCCGCGACGGCCACGGCCGAGACCTTCGAAGGCCGCAGCGAACTCGTCCACCTGGACCCCCGCACCCTGCTGATAACGGACAACATCCGTCGCAAAGGCGACCTGACGGACGAGTTCGTCGCCTCCATCCGCCAGCACGGGGTCCTGGTGCCCATCGTCGCCCTGAGCACCAGCCAGGGGGCACAGGTCCGCTACGGCCAGCGCCGCACCCTGGCCGCGATCGAGGCCTGCCGACCCACCGTGCCGGTCATGCTCCTCACGGGCGAGATCGGCGAGGACCTGGACCGCATCGTTGAGCAGTGGCACGAAAACGAACACCGGACCGGCCTATCAGTCTCTGACCAAGCCGCCGCCGCCGAGCAGCTCGCCGCATTCGGCCTCAGCGCTGAGATGATCAGCAAGCGCCTCCGGACGCCTAAGCGGCGGATCGACCGAGCGCTGCAGGTTGCCAAGTCCGAGCTGGCGAGCAAGTCGGCTGATCGCTACGACCTCACCCTGGAACAGGCAGCCGTACTCGCCGAGTTCGAAAAGGACACCGAGACCGTGACGGCGCTGATCGCTGCCGCCAGGAAGGGCCCGGTGTCCTTCGAGCACGTCGCCCAGGTCGCCCGCGACGCCCGAGCACGCGCCGAGCTGATCGCCACCGCCGAGGCCAAGCTGGACAAGGCAAACGTCCGCCGCATAACGAGCCAGGAGGCCAAGCAGACCGGCACCTCCGCCCTGAACGACCTAACCAACGGCACAGACCGCGACCCGATCAAACCCACCCAGCACAAGAAGTGCCCCGGCCACGCCGCCTACGTCTCCGAGAACTGGCGCGGCGTTGAAACCGTGTACGTCTGCACCGACTGGCGCAAGCACGGCCACAAGAACCGCTGGGCCAGCTCAGCCAGTCTCTCCAGCACCCCTTCTGCGCCGATGACCGCGACCGAGGCCGACGCGCTCACCGAGCAGGCCCGCACGGAGCGCCGCCGGGTGATCGACAACAACAAGGCCTGGGCCAGCGCCGAGAAGGTACGCCGGACCTGGTTGAAGTCCTACCTCACCCGCAAGACCCCGCAGAAAGGCACCACCACCTACATCGCGGCCGAGCTGGCCCACGGCGACCACGCGCTCCGCCGCGCCATGGAAAGCCTCAGCATGCTGCCCGAACTGCTGGGCTGCAAGGGACGCCTTGACCTCGCCGCCACCGCCGATACCACCAGCGAGGGCCGGGGCCAGGTCATCGCCCTGGGGATCATCCTCGCCGCGATGGAGTCCAGCGTGACCCGAGAAGCCTGGCGAACCCCTCAGCCCGCCGCCAAGCGCTACTTCCGCTTCCTCGCCACGATCGGCTACGAACTGTCCGACGTGGAGCAACTCGTGCTCAACAAGCCCCGCACCCGCCGCCCGGCCGACTCTCCCGCCGCCGTGGCAACTGTCGCTGGAGCAGCCCCGCTGGAGGACCAGTCCGCGGGAGTCCCAGCCGGTGACCAGGCAGTGGCGTAGCGGCCAGCACTCGGGCTAGCACCGTCCGCACTGCGGACGGTGCTAGCCCGTACTACTTCCTCAATTGCCGCGGAAGCTCAGTACCCTGACCACTTGAAAGCTGCGGCTGATGCCGCGTGGGCTAGCGTCCGCAGCATTGTCGTGAACCCTCCGTCACGATTGTTCAGGCGGACTCTGCATAATCGACGGCCCCTAGGGCAGAGCGCTCACTAGTGAGTGGCGAGCACGGGGCAGGCCCTCGATAGCGTTCGGGTTGGGGCGTAACCAACTTTCACAGGCCCAGGGGACCGTCGGCGCAGCGATCAGCCGGCCGGAGCGGACGAAGCAGACCTTGAGCTAGCCAGCCGCCATGCAGGATCATCTCCGCAAGGATCTTGCCGCGCCCGCTGCTTCTCCCTCAGCGCTCGTTACTGCCTCGGGCTGGATGGCGCCAACGTCTAGCAACTCGACGCTGTGCCGAGTCCGAAAGGGTTCTCTGTTGGACGCTAGACGGCGCTGGGATAATCAAAGTGTGCTGCGCGTGTATTTGGATCAGAACAAGTGGGTCGAGCTGTCGCGCTCACGTAAGACCGGCTTTACCGACGACCTCGCAGGCGTCTGGCATCTCGCCACAGCCGGAGTCGAGCGAGGTCTGCTGTCGTTCCCGCTGTCGGCCATCCACTACTACGAGACGAACAAGCGCGTAAATCAGCAGAGCCGGTGGAACCTCGCGGCGACGATGGCCGAGCTGTCTCACATGCACGCCATCGCCGGCCCGAGCACCCTTGTACCGCTCGAGGTCGAGGCTGCCGTCGCTAAGATCGTCCCCGGTTCGCTACCCGCACCTCCGATCCAGGCGTTTGGCATCGGCGCCGCGCACGCCCTCGGTGCTGACCCGGGCACCTTCACCGGCCTGTCCAGCGTCGAGGAGCTCCATGCCGCTGGTATGCCCGCTGACATGCTGAACCTCGTACATCGAGGGCTTGTCGACGCCGCCGAGCTGGCGGTCCTCGCACGTACAGAGTTTTCTGAGCGAGCAAAGCAGATCGCCGCTCAGGTGCGATTACAGATGGGTACGGTCGACCGCAAGTTCGCAGACGGCCAGCGGTCGTATGCCGAGGGCATCAAGGCGCGAGGGCTGCGTCACCGCAGGGACGAGGGACTCAGCAGGTTCGACCTCATGGACATCATGCCGCTGTTCACGCGTGCTTGCCTTGAACGAGGAGTCTTGCTGAAGCCGGAACAGTTCAGGGACATTGAGGTTGTCGAGCGGCTTCTACGGCAGGTCCCGAGTAAGTGGTTGGTGCGTGAGATGCGTCGGGTTCGTCACCGCAATCCCCAGCAGCCGTGGACCGACAGCGACCTCAACGACGTCAACGCGCTGTCGGGTGCGGTCGTTTACTGCCATGTGGTCGTCACCGAACGCCAGTGGGCGCACCACCTGAACAAGGAAGGACTTGCCGAAATCCACCGCACCACGGTGATCTACGATCTGCATCAGTTGCCGGAACTGCTGGTGGCGCACTCAATAGCGTGATGGGCAGCGGCGGCACTTTCTCACCAGAGCCGCTAGCGTCCTGACACCCCAATGGCAGCGACGTCGAACTGGCCCACGAGCTCAGAGCTATTGGTGGGGCCGCTGCGATATCGGTCCGGTCCCACGCCCACCGAAGGTCGGTGGCGCTGTCCGGTTGGTCCTGGCGGTCAGGTCGAACGCGGTGGTGGTGACGGTGGTCGCCATGCCGACAACAGCGGGTGCCCGGTGCTGCCCGTCATAGAGGTCGTTGCGAGGCGTGCCTCGCCACCCGCTACGACAAACTCGCCACCGTCTACCGCGCCGCCGTACTCAACGCCGTCCTCGCCTGGACCGGCATTTATCGGGACACGCTCGACAGCCCCATACTGGGCGCAGCCAGGTAACCCGAGCCTGAAACTCGACACACCTCATGCACTCTGGCGGGCAGCGTCGCGCTCGCGCCGCCGCAAGCTGGCGAACTGCTCACCGGCTTGGTTCGCTCGGGCAGGCCGGTCTATCCATCGCCGACGGGCTGAGCGCGGCTGCGCTTGAACGACGCCCGGCACGATCGGCCCGCTGCTCCACGCGGCTACCGTGGCTGCCGTCCGCATGCGGACAGGTGGCAGCGTCGCCGCGGATCTCCGTCGACCGTGCGGAGCTCATCCCGAGCTGAGCAGCCTGCCGTGCCAGTCTTCTGATAGGTGCGCCGTGAACGGCTGATCGAAAGTTATCTGACGTGACTGCGATGTGAGGAGCGGCTTCGGGTCACATGAACAGACGGAAGTCGTATGGTCGTGCCGGTAGGTTCTCGGTCTTGACGATGCGCGCCAGCACCTGCGCGTATCGGATGGTCACCGGCAGCGATGTGTATGGGCTGTCGCTATTGAAGTCCATCTTCGACAGCGCCAGGACCGGCCCAGCCATCTCCTCCAACGGCCCGGACCCGGCCCAGCGGGTCAGCTGCAGCGGCCGCGGTGTGCCCTTGCCGCCGGGCAGGTAGTTCCGCCCGCCTGCAGTCATGGCCGGGCTGTTACCTGCCACCCACAGCAGGGCGGAGAACTCATCGAGTTGCACCAGATTCCCCCGCGAGGTCGCGTACGGAAACTTCGGCGCGCCAGAGCCGGTTACCGACTCGACCTCGACACCGCGCCAGGCGGGGGTCGCGATGGTGACGCACGAGAGGTTGTCCGCCGTCCCCCATGCCTGGATGCAGCCGTTGACCTCGTCGCTGGTGAAGTCGGTCTGCTTATGGACCACGATGCTGACCGGGCGTTTGCCGGCGTGCCGGTCGGCGTAGACGTCCAACGCACGCGAAAGCACGGTGCGCATCTGCTCAGTGCTCAGCAGCGGGTTGCGCGCATCGACCTCGTTACCGAAGTCGTGCGCGACGAACTCCAGCCCGCCGCCAGCGGAGTCGAACATCTGGCTGCAGCACACAACGAACTGCTGGTCGGGCCCGCCGGGCTCACGCACACCGTAGGCAAGCCCGACATAGACCGTGCCAGGGTTCATCAGACCGCCGGTGACGAGCTTGTACGGCACCCCCCCGGCTTTGGCGTACAGCGCGCTGGCCAGACGCCATCGCACCGATGCGCGACAGTGGTAGCTCATCGGCTGATCGTTGAGCACCTGCGTGCGGACCGGCTCGTTCAGCTGTGCGGCGAATGCCTTGATGTGGTCGTGCACGTCGAACCCATCGGCGGTGAAGTACCGCGACCATCGCTCAGGCAGATGAATCACGACCACATCGAAGCCGCTGCCAGAATCGCGGACGCGGCGGATCTCGCCGCAGACGGTGTCGGCCAGCAACCTCGCCGGTGTGGAGCTTGCCGCCAACTGGGCGTCGAGATCGCCCGGCAGCGCGACACGCTTCTGCCCCGCCGGGTAAAGGTGAGTGCGGAACGCCGCATTGAAACCGGGGAACGGCGGCAGGTACTCCCGCCGCTCTCGCGGCTGCGCCTCATCACGCAGCTCGCGCAGTAGCCCTGCGACTTTGTCAGCGGTATCTGCCGGGGCGATAGCGAGAACCCGGATGGCGTCTTCGGGCCCGAACAGCACGCTCGAATGTGGGCCGAACTGCTTTAGCCCTGCCAACGGATTTTGGTGGACCGCCGAGGCGTCAGTCGGGTCAAACGACAGCAGCGGCTCCGCCAAGCGCGTGTGCGACAGCAGCGGGTTGTCGGTCATCGGGAACCTCCATTGACGGGGAACTGGCCGCCGGGCGCGAGCACTGATGCCAGCGGCGTGGCCGAGAGCCGGAACGCCGCCTGCACCCCGTCGCCTTCAGGGACGTCCCACACGGGCAGGTCCTCCGGGCTCAGCAGCGATAGCCACCCCCGCAGCAGTTGCCCGGTCCTAGACGTGTACCGCGTCGCGAGCCGCTCTCGGGTGAACTCCTGCCCGGCGGCTCGGACCGCGGCCCGCTGCGCCGCGTCCTCACCGGCCGGGCGGATCCAGATGTCCGGTGTCAGCAGCAGATGCCAGTGCCCGGCGACCTGCGCCAGCGACAGCGTCACCGCTTCCGCCCACGGCACCGTCAGCCCCTCGACCTTCAACGTGCCGGTCACCGGCCCGCCCGCCGCGGATGACAGGACAGACTGCGCTCGTGACGATCCGATCTCGCTCCGCGGTGTGGCGACGCGCACCTGGTGGCGGCGGTTGGTGCGCAGCACCGGCGTCAACCCACGCACGTGGCCGCACGCCAGCGCCGCAACCTCCACCAACAGCCCGTGGACCAGTGTGCTGTCGGACGCATTCAGTGAGACCACCTGCTCTGTGGGGTTCCCTCCGAGCGGGCGCAGCGCCTGCTGAAGATCGAAGTCACGCCCAAAGCCGAGCCAGCGGCCGTCGACCTTCGCGGCGCTAGCCTTGGCGTGGGCGTGCCGTAGAGCGTCCCGGACCTGCTCGGCGGTCACTTTCGAGGGCACATCCAGCACCCGCGCTTGCCCGGGCGCGGCAAGCACCCGCGCGGCACATAGATGGACCTGCGGGTACCGGCCCTCTTGTGCCGGGGCGGGCATGGCTGCGGGTCGGCGCACCGGCGGCGGACTCAGCTGGGCCAGGTAGTCGGTGATGTTATCCGGCAAAACCACGGCACGGCGCACGTGCGTCATCAGGTCGCTGAAGTTGCCCGCGACAAGCTCCTGGACCGGTGACACGCCAGCGGAACGGGCCGCCTCCAGCAGCTCGAGCACCTCCGGCGCCAGCTCGTCCTCGGGCCGACGCATCCACGTCAGCCCGTTCGGGTACGGCGTGTCGTGCTCAAGGACGTCGGTCAGCATGCGCATCACGGCCTGGTCTCTGCCGGAGTAGCCGACAACGATGAGCCCGAACCGCGACAGCTTCGAGCGGACCGCGCCACGAAGCACCTCGTCGCCGACGGCGAGCTCGTCGACGGTGTTCATAGGAGTGACCGTCCCGAGGTCGCCGTGAATCTTCATCAGCAGCGGCGACTTGTCCGTCGCGACCGCGTAGTCAGTGTTGGCCGAACTATGCGGTGCCAGCACCGTCAGCCGCGGCAGGCCCAGCACAGCACGCAGCCCGTCGTAGGCGTCCTCGATGAGCGGATCGAAGTTCGTTGTCACCACCAAGGGGGCGACGCCGGCGGCCATCATGGCCGCGAGCCCACGGTGGCCGAAGTGTGGCCGTCGCCCGTCCAGCTCACCTTCGAGCCAACGCGCGCGGATGTCCTGCTCGGGGAAGACCCGGTCGAACACAGCGCTGTACATGGCGACATCGCGCAGCGCAGGGAGCCCCTTGCGCCCGTCGTAGGCGGCGCGCACATTCTGGAGCCAGTTGGGTCGCGCTTCGACCTCAGCGACGGTGAGGTTGTTCTCTCGCGCGTACAGCTCAGTCAGGAGCCGGTCGATGAGCTGACCGGCGGTCGGGACGGCCGATTCAGCTGAAGCGCCCGCACCGAGAAGCCACGCGGTGCCTGTGGCCCGCATCCCGAGCGCGTGCGCCTGCGTGCGCAAATCTGGAGGTCGAGGAGGGGACGAGGACATGACGGCCTGCTCTCTGGCCGCCTAAAGGAAGGGGAGTGGGTTGGTGCTCGGGTCGTACCGGGATCGACGGCCAGGATCACTGTAAGCCTGGTCACCGACAAAGCGCCGAACAACACATCCGGCGTGTCCGGACCGCCTCACGACAGCCCGGCCGGGTGGCAACACCGGAGCTCTTTGGAGCATGACCGCGCATGACCGCCGCGATGTCCCTGGGGTCGCCGAAGTGCTCGATCCGATCAGAGCCGACACCACCGCCGTCTCCACTGCCGTGACCTCAGTCCTAAATAACTCCGCATTCCGGCGAGTAACGGAACAGCTGAAGAATGCGGCTGCGGCCCAGCCGACCGCCGACACGACCCCAGCATGGGTCGCGAACCTCACTGCCGAGCCGGACACACCACCTCACTGAATCTTTCGATTCTCGAGCGAAGCTCGACATCGGATGGAACCACAAGCGGTATAGCCCTGCTACCGACAATTGGTCGGGTTGACAGGTTAGAGCACCGGGTCAGGCGACTGTCTGGTCGTGATGTCGCTGCACAAGCTGTCGGCGGGTGATGGGTACACCTACCTGACTCGTCAGGTGGCAGCGGCTGACGCCACGCACCGGGGTTACGGCGACCTGGCGGGCTATTACAGCGAGAAGGGTGAGGCGCCCGGCGTCTGGTTGGGTACCGGCCTGTCCAGCCTGACTGATCTCCCCGTGGCCGGGTGTGTCACCGAGGCGCAGATGAGAGCGCTGTTCGGCCAGGGCCGGCATCCGAACGCCGGTGCAATCGAGGAAGCAGCCAGGGCTGCGGGCAAGGATCATTTCGAGATCGACGCGGCCAGCCGGCTGGGCAATCCGTATCGGGTTTACGAGCAAGTGAACATGTTCCACCGGCGGACGGCGGGGGCGTTCCGCGACTACAACAGTAGGCAGGGACTGCACGCCGATACACCGGTCCCTGCTGAGGTCCGCGCTCAGATCCGCAGCGACATCGCGGCCAGGATGTTCACCGAAACCTACGGTCGTGACCCGGTCGATGCCCGCGAGCTGTCCGGTCACTTGGCTCGGATCTCGCGGCAGGCCACCACCGCGGTGGCCGGCTACGACCTGTCCTTCTCCCCGGTCAAGAGCGTCTCCACCCTCTGGGCGGTCGCACCGCGCGAGGTCGCGGAGATCATCGAGCAGGCCCATCACGACGCCGTCACAGACACGATCAGCTGGCTGGAGCGGAACGCGACCTACACCCGGCGTGGCAAGGGCGGCGTCGCCCAGGTCGAGGTGCACGGGCTGATCGCCGCCGCGTTCACCCATCGTGATTCCCGCGCTGGCGACCCGGGCTTGCACACCCACGTCGCGGTGTCGAACAAGGTGCAAGCCAAGGACGACGGCCAGTGGCTGGCGTTGGACGGGCGGCCGTTCTTCAAGAACAACGTGGCTGCCTCCGAGCGATACAACACCCGCCTGGAGGCGCTGTTAATCGTGCGGCTGGGGGTTCGCTTCGCCGACCGGCCCGGCGCCGATCCCGGCAAGCGACCCATCCGGGAAGTCGTCGGCGTGGACGGGGACTTGCCGGGGCATTGGTCCAAGCGCCGGGCGTCGATCGATGAGCGCCGGGCGGTCCTGTCTGCGCAGTTCCAGGCCGATCACGGGCGGCCGCCGACGGCGAACGAGGCCATCGAGCTGGCCCAGCAAGCCAACCTGGAGACCCGGCAACGCAAACACGAACCCCGCGCACACGCCGAACAACGCGCGGCCTGGCGCACGGAAGCTCTCGGAGTTCTCGGCGGCGAGGCCGGGCTGCGCGACTATGTCCACCGGGCCCTGCACCCTCCGGGCCGGCGCCCTTTGCCGCAGCAGGTCACCACTCGATGGGTGGAGCAGACCGCACACCAGGTTCTGGCCACTGTGCAGTCCTCGCGAGCAGTCTGGCAGGACAATCACGTCCGAGCAGAGGCCGAACGGCGGGTACGCGCAGCCGGAATCAGGCTCGGCGACGTCGATCACGCCGTCGATAGGGTCGTCGCGAAGGCATTGTCACCGGCGCTGTCACTGTCCTTGGACAGCGCAGAATCTGTCACCGAGCCAGCCGTGTTACGCCGCTCGGACGGCACATCGGTGTACGTGGTAGCTGGTTCAAAGCTCTACACGTCGCGGGAGATCGTCGCCGCGGAACAGGCCATCATCGTAGCCGCCGCCCGCAGGGACGGGCACAAGATCGGCGATGACACGATCGACCTGGCGCTGCTGGAATCGAGTGCCAACGGTGTCGAGCTCAACCCAGGACAGGTGCGGCTCGTCCGGGAGCTGGCCACCTCCGGCGCCCGCGTTCAGCTCGCGCTGGCCCCTGCAGGCACCGGCAAGACGACCGCGATGCGGGTGCTGTCCCGCGCGTGGACCGGCGACGGCGGCACGGTCGTCGGGCTGGCCCCGTCCGCCGCCGCGGCGGCCGTACTGCGGGAGGAGCTGCGCAGTCCTGGGGCGCCCAGCAGCACCGACACCCTCGCCAAGCTGATCCACTGCCTGCAGACCGGCATCACCGTTCCGCCCTGGGTTACCGCGATCGGCCCGGACACCCTCGTCGTCATCGACGAGGCCGGGATGGCCGGGACCTCCGACCTTGCGAAAGCAATCGAGTACGTCCTTGACCGGGGCGGGTCAGTGCGCCTGATCGGCGATGACCAGCAACTGGCCGCGATCGGCGCCGGCGGCGTGCTGCGCGACATCGGCGAGGTCCACGGCGCGGTCACCCTGTCCCAGGTCATGCGGTTCACCGACCCCGTCACCGGCGCCCCCAACCACGCCGAAGGGGCCGCGTCGCTCGCCCTGCGCGACGGAGACTCGGCCGCGATCGCCTACTACACCGACAACAACCGCATCCACGTCGGCGACCTCAGCACCGCCACCGCCGACGCCTACACCGCCTGGTCCGCCGACCGCGCCGCAGGTCGCGACAGCATCATGCTCGCGCCCACCCGAGATCTCGTCGCCGAACTCAACGACCGAGCCCGCCGCGACCGCCTCGACACCCACCCCGGTCCGGTCGGACGGCAGGTCACCCTCGTCGACCAATCCCAGGCGTCAGCTGGGGACGCGATCATCACCCGCCAGAACAACCGCAAAATCCCGATCGGCGCGCACGACTGGGTCAAGAACGGCGACCGCTGGATCATCGAACAGGTTCGCCAGTCCGGCGCGCTGGACGTCATCCACCACGACACCGGCCGCCACATCACCCTCCCGGCCGGCTACGTCGCCGAGCACGTCTCACTCGGCTACGCCTGCACCGTGCACGGCGCCCAGGGCATCACCGCCGAGACCTGCCACACCATCGCAACCGGGCGCGAGTCCCGCCAACTGCTCTACGTCGCCATCACCCGCGGCCGGCACGCCAACCACCTCTACCTCAGCACCGCCGGCGACGGCGACGAGCACGCCGTCATCACCCGCGACGCTCTGCTGCCGCCCACCGCGGTCGACATCCTCACCCGGGTGCTCGCCCGCGACGACGCCCCAGTCTCGGCCGCGAGGCACGCCCGCAGCCTCGCCGACCCCGCCACCCGACTGGCCGCCGCCGCGGACCGCTACTACGACTCGCTCCATACCGCTGCCGTCGACTATCTCAACCGCGAGCACGGGAACGCGGCGATGAGCCGCATCGACAACGCCGCCGAGGCCGCGCTGCCCGGCCTGACCCGCCACGATGCCTACCCAACCCTGCGCGCACACCTCGCCCTGTGCGCCGTCGACGGGCAGAACCCAGCCGACCTATTGCGCCAGGCGCTCAGCTCGAACCGGGGCCTGTCCGACGCACACGACGTGGCCGCGGTGCTCGACTGGCGGCTGGACCCGACCGGGCGCCGGTCGGCCGTCCCCGGGCGCAACGGCCCTCCACTGTCCTGGCTGCCTGCCGTCCCCGAGGCTCTGGCAGCCGATAGCGAGTGGGGCAGCTATCTGCACGACCGCGGCGGCCTGGTGACCGCGGCAGCCGGCGACGTCGCCGCCCGGGCACGGACCTGGACGCCGACCAGCGCACCGGGCTGGGCGCTGCCGATCATCGACCGGAACCCCGCGCTCGCGGCGGACCTGGCGGTGTGGCGAGCAGCCCA encodes:
- a CDS encoding ParB N-terminal domain-containing protein, which codes for MPSRTNTAPTQAAAQPDPSSAATATAETFEGRSELVHLDPRTLLITDNIRRKGDLTDEFVASIRQHGVLVPIVALSTSQGAQVRYGQRRTLAAIEACRPTVPVMLLTGEIGEDLDRIVEQWHENEHRTGLSVSDQAAAAEQLAAFGLSAEMISKRLRTPKRRIDRALQVAKSELASKSADRYDLTLEQAAVLAEFEKDTETVTALIAAARKGPVSFEHVAQVARDARARAELIATAEAKLDKANVRRITSQEAKQTGTSALNDLTNGTDRDPIKPTQHKKCPGHAAYVSENWRGVETVYVCTDWRKHGHKNRWASSASLSSTPSAPMTATEADALTEQARTERRRVIDNNKAWASAEKVRRTWLKSYLTRKTPQKGTTTYIAAELAHGDHALRRAMESLSMLPELLGCKGRLDLAATADTTSEGRGQVIALGIILAAMESSVTREAWRTPQPAAKRYFRFLATIGYELSDVEQLVLNKPRTRRPADSPAAVATVAGAAPLEDQSAGVPAGDQAVA
- a CDS encoding SIR2 family protein encodes the protein MRTQAHALGMRATGTAWLLGAGASAESAVPTAGQLIDRLLTELYARENNLTVAEVEARPNWLQNVRAAYDGRKGLPALRDVAMYSAVFDRVFPEQDIRARWLEGELDGRRPHFGHRGLAAMMAAGVAPLVVTTNFDPLIEDAYDGLRAVLGLPRLTVLAPHSSANTDYAVATDKSPLLMKIHGDLGTVTPMNTVDELAVGDEVLRGAVRSKLSRFGLIVVGYSGRDQAVMRMLTDVLEHDTPYPNGLTWMRRPEDELAPEVLELLEAARSAGVSPVQELVAGNFSDLMTHVRRAVVLPDNITDYLAQLSPPPVRRPAAMPAPAQEGRYPQVHLCAARVLAAPGQARVLDVPSKVTAEQVRDALRHAHAKASAAKVDGRWLGFGRDFDLQQALRPLGGNPTEQVVSLNASDSTLVHGLLVEVAALACGHVRGLTPVLRTNRRHQVRVATPRSEIGSSRAQSVLSSAAGGPVTGTLKVEGLTVPWAEAVTLSLAQVAGHWHLLLTPDIWIRPAGEDAAQRAAVRAAGQEFTRERLATRYTSRTGQLLRGWLSLLSPEDLPVWDVPEGDGVQAAFRLSATPLASVLAPGGQFPVNGGSR
- the mobF gene encoding MobF family relaxase encodes the protein MSLHKLSAGDGYTYLTRQVAAADATHRGYGDLAGYYSEKGEAPGVWLGTGLSSLTDLPVAGCVTEAQMRALFGQGRHPNAGAIEEAARAAGKDHFEIDAASRLGNPYRVYEQVNMFHRRTAGAFRDYNSRQGLHADTPVPAEVRAQIRSDIAARMFTETYGRDPVDARELSGHLARISRQATTAVAGYDLSFSPVKSVSTLWAVAPREVAEIIEQAHHDAVTDTISWLERNATYTRRGKGGVAQVEVHGLIAAAFTHRDSRAGDPGLHTHVAVSNKVQAKDDGQWLALDGRPFFKNNVAASERYNTRLEALLIVRLGVRFADRPGADPGKRPIREVVGVDGDLPGHWSKRRASIDERRAVLSAQFQADHGRPPTANEAIELAQQANLETRQRKHEPRAHAEQRAAWRTEALGVLGGEAGLRDYVHRALHPPGRRPLPQQVTTRWVEQTAHQVLATVQSSRAVWQDNHVRAEAERRVRAAGIRLGDVDHAVDRVVAKALSPALSLSLDSAESVTEPAVLRRSDGTSVYVVAGSKLYTSREIVAAEQAIIVAAARRDGHKIGDDTIDLALLESSANGVELNPGQVRLVRELATSGARVQLALAPAGTGKTTAMRVLSRAWTGDGGTVVGLAPSAAAAAVLREELRSPGAPSSTDTLAKLIHCLQTGITVPPWVTAIGPDTLVVIDEAGMAGTSDLAKAIEYVLDRGGSVRLIGDDQQLAAIGAGGVLRDIGEVHGAVTLSQVMRFTDPVTGAPNHAEGAASLALRDGDSAAIAYYTDNNRIHVGDLSTATADAYTAWSADRAAGRDSIMLAPTRDLVAELNDRARRDRLDTHPGPVGRQVTLVDQSQASAGDAIITRQNNRKIPIGAHDWVKNGDRWIIEQVRQSGALDVIHHDTGRHITLPAGYVAEHVSLGYACTVHGAQGITAETCHTIATGRESRQLLYVAITRGRHANHLYLSTAGDGDEHAVITRDALLPPTAVDILTRVLARDDAPVSAARHARSLADPATRLAAAADRYYDSLHTAAVDYLNREHGNAAMSRIDNAAEAALPGLTRHDAYPTLRAHLALCAVDGQNPADLLRQALSSNRGLSDAHDVAAVLDWRLDPTGRRSAVPGRNGPPLSWLPAVPEALAADSEWGSYLHDRGGLVTAAAGDVAARARTWTPTSAPGWALPIIDRNPALAADLAVWRAAHDVPDADRRPTGPLAPAAADARAQRALDQRVTRLLGDPRAATARWKPLADRIAERIAADPYWPTLADRLTIAERAGIDITSLTHAVAGKSPLPDEQPAAALWWRLSRHLSPAAIPLTEQPVSDTLRPGSTPAALPEADEHFDDDWLTSLTEPEPELEAGPLSRENLTPAGDGAAQRYVTDLEEDPIAAAHAALDAQDEAGDFARADEEHFWATAAVPRARLVELNSLAEDFFTDHYRDAWAPTYLSERLGTDLAGDARFSVGYAPGRWTALTDHLRRQGATDEEIVAAGLGRVASTGRVIDQFRDRLVFPIKDISADGGPEILGWIGRRNPAHDGDDGQSRNAGPKYLNTAETDLFRKGNALYGLTEATPALATGAAVVLVEGPLDAIAVTLAGDGDFVGVAPLGTAFTDTQADKLLPHIGSGRPHPVVATDADAAGQQAAHRAFWQLTARGASPQHLVIANGKDPAEMLQATGPEALHTALSRATGLAGAVITARLSEHTDRLNTAEGRMVATRRAAEVIAALPAGWIQHIDHLVDETGISKQTAISEVIDAVEAWTADPRGLAKRQLAERLPILPSPEPGSWGTSTSALAGDLPQSQRWAAPANSVQARARRDAADRVTTVRRRTPHFPSAPVEPDLAPPASQHPRRVPRR